From Tachysurus fulvidraco isolate hzauxx_2018 chromosome 6, HZAU_PFXX_2.0, whole genome shotgun sequence:
tctcactcctctctctctctcattcctctttctctctctctcactcctctctctctctctctcattcctctttctctctcactcccttctctgtctctctccttccttcagCCTCAGCTGTAGCTGCAGTGGACGAACGCTCTGGTACTCCTGACAGTATtaactcctcctcctctgcaGCTCATCCTCCTGCTGGGGCAGCTCAGGGTGCCCCACCTTACTCAGGGGTACAACAATCTTCTGCCACCACAATGgatggtaaacacacacaaacagacagacacacacacgcacagatatAGGTGAGCAGCTTCAGCTGAAAGGCTTCATTTGAACAACTGATCAGCAGCaagtaaaaacagacaaacaataaTTGAGCAAAtcatgcatttaaataaaggttaatgtGGAAATAAGCACTGATCCTTGTTTCCACAATGGTACAAATCGTTCCACTAAGGTTTCACCCAAACAATTCATGTATAAAATTACCAAATTCATCCATGGTTTGGAAGGAATGCATCTGTTTAGATACAAACCTGTGACAATAACAGGTCCCAGTTCAGTGTTTGGTATGAACTCGAGTGTTCGGAAGTGTGGAAAACGTTATTCAAAGAATCTGAGGTAAAGGCCAGAGAGAAGAAGTCTGGGAAGACTTGCTGGTTTAATACGACTAAGAACTGTATATTTTAGTTAGTGATATCCTGATGTTTGGCAGCATAACGCACCCAGAAGCACATCTGTGTCTACTGTtcagaacaaaaaaattaaagaaactcAGGTTAGAAACCCTGCAGAAGGGCTTTAGGAAATCCCTGGTGTATATACAATCAGACTGTACCTCACATTCTTTTATAGTTACTTAATTCCTCAAGAGAAAGCGGTCACAGGCATCCagttagggggaaaaaaaaacatgtcaacTGAGTAAGAGCTGTCGAAGAGCCTCATGTTTTCCTCTGTCACCTTGGATTTGGTTCTGCTTCGTTTCCACAGAGCTCCCATGTCCACTTAGTCCAAGCGAAGGAACGGTTGTGTGACTCATAGCTTCATAAAGTCATAACTCTTGGACCTTTGATGCGTTTCTCCATTTTATTAATATCTATTCAGTAATCTGCAGTATTTTGAAACACACGCACATTTCTTATGTTACTTAGTgctgtgcacacaaacacagcatgaaCCCTCTATGACTTGTCTATAATTGGTCAATTCCATATGGTCAGTTTCTCTTGTGTGGGTGGGTTTGGGTGGATGGGGGTCAGTGTTTTCCCTCCTGTGTGTTGAGCATCTGGTAAAAAGCAACATGGAACACGCTCACTGATACTCGTGTATTTGTGTGCTTTGATTTCTTTCTGTGGTCGAGTCTATCTTGAGCCTTGAATCTTTTGATGCTTCATGCAAGCTCATATTGGCCTCATCAGTTTGAGACTCATTGGTCTGTATGTTTTTCAGGTCAGTTGTATCAGCAGTATCAAGCTCCAGGTGGATATCCTCCTCAGCAGCCGGCCGCTCCTCAGCAGCAATATGGCATGCAGTACCCTGGTACAGATCCTCACCTTTATACCGACACAGTAAAATTCACTGTGTAGAAATTGTAGACTAGGAGCCTGATCGTTTTTAACTATGAGTTTTGTGCTTCGAAACCTCAGGGTGGCTCTTTGAACACCTTAGCGGTAATAACATATTAAGGGGTCGACATCTGGGTTAGggttatttgttcattttgttggAGGATAAAACCCAGCAGAAATAAACTAGAGTGTAAGATATTAGCTTCATATCTGTTTTTATGTTTCTCACCTTCAGCAGGTTATACTACTCAGCCTGGTGGTCCTCAAGTCCCTCCGCCTCAGCAACAGTTCCAGAATTACCCCACCCCTACATCTCAGGCTGCTGCTCCTGGCTCCGCCCCTGGATTTAGTACCCAGTCACAGGCTCCACCTGCTCCCCAGCCCCAGGGTGCAGCCCAGTACCCACCACCTCAGTTTCCTTCTCAGAACTACACTTCCCAGGCCTCCCAGCAGCCAGCCAACTACAACCTGCCGCCCACCTCCCAGCCGGCCCCAGGGTATCAGCCTCGTCCTGGATACACCCCGCCCCCTGGTGTGACCCCGCCCCCTGGGGGCTCTAATCCCTATGCCCGCAACCGCCCCCCTTATGGTCAGGGCTATGCCCAGCCCGGCCCTGGTTACCGGTAAAAATCGGCTGCAGCACTAGTGTACAAGATGAAACCCCAACGCCCTGAGTTTGatgtggtgtgagtgtgaagATGTGAGTGAACGAAAGAAATAGAATGTGAGAGGTTGCACAGATCAGAACaaacagtgtagtgtgtgtgtgagtgtgtgtgtgtgtgtatgtgtgtgtggtgggggtgaGGTGGCTCATTGGTGTGAGAACATCCTGTGCATGAttgttttggtgtgttttggCGTGAGTATGAGTTTCATTTTAACACTTTGTCTACTTGTTGGTGTTATCGTGTGTTAAATCATGCGTCAGTTTTCTGTTGAAACACTAGTTATAATCACAGCTGAAGgaaattaaattgtttaattctctttttctccctcattTTCTCCTTTTCCTCATTCCCCCTCTCCTAGTTTTTACTAATACCTGACTGGCCCTGCTCAGTGGCCTAAGtcattctgtataaactgtaACATTTGTTTTCTGGAGGTGAATAAAGACTTTAAAACTAAAGATCAAacgttttgtattttgtgtgatGATTCTTTATGCTTAAAAGGTGATAgtgtaaaattaaaaagataTCTTAAATTGTATATTGTGTAATTAGTGCAACTGGTGTTGAGATCCAgagcaaaatatttatttcgTTTTGCAccttctaataaaaaaaaaaccaaaaaattcTGCAATGAAAGTAATACATTTTGTAGCATTcactaaaaacatttttgtcaaAAACACCTTTTTAAATAGCGTTAACATTGCAATAAATTCGTGACGTTAAATGGTCGGCAACTgatcaaataaatcaacattcattttgtgtaattaataataataaaaaaaaaaaagctacaaaaccaaataaaaatgaatgtttaatttACAGATGTCACATATAACCATATACACCGATCAGCCATGAGattaaaaccacctgcttaATACTGTGTAGTTCCTTCTTGTACctcaaaacagctctgacccattgaggcatggactccacaagacctctgaaggtgtgcagTGGTTTCTGGCACCAAGACATTAGGAGCAAATCCTTTAacctgtaagttgtgaggtgtAGCTTACATGAATCGGATACGTTTATCCAACACGTCCCACAGATGATCGATCGGTCTGAGATCTGGGAGGCCAAAACAATACCATGACCTCTTTGACCTGCTTCcagaatggtttgaggaacaggTCAAAGTAACATCTACATGAATACCAGGATGTAAGAATTCCCAGTAGAACAGTACATTGAGCATCTGCAAGCTTGCCATTTTCCCATAGCGCATCCTGGTGCTATGCAGCCCCAAACACAGCAATCTGTGATGCTCGATGTGTTCTGGTGCCTTTTTATTATAGCCAGCATTAACCTTTTCTGCAATTTGTTTACAGTGGGATCTTCGTGGTATCGGAGAAGAAAGGTTAGCGTTCAATCTCCAAGTGCACTAACGAGACTTGGGTGCTTATGACTCTTATCACCTGTTCACTGGTGGTTGTTCTTCCTTGGGGAACGCTGGTTTGgtgatgctctgacccagttgtCTAGCCATCACTGTTTGGTCCTAGTAATTTTGCCCATTTTACCttcttccaacacatcaacttcagGGACTGACTGTTCAATGCTGCATAATTTATcaacattatataataataataataataataatactaatattaataataataataaatgttactcACTTTACCTCTGGGTAGTTTTAATGATACGGCTGATCGAATGATCTACATCTATTTTGTGTAAAACTTGCACAAAAACTTCTTGAAACaaatttttaatacattaaattcCATTTCAGATGTTTgcattttagtgtgtgtattaccagTTGCGCAATATGACCAATTTCCACTTGTTTAATGCCCTAATTTTTGCCAATTGCCAGGAAATTACTATATATACGTTACCCCCAGCCTCTTGATAAATAATACACACGTTTTAAACATTCAGGGAGCCTGCTACCCCTTTCATAAACTCTGCTATTTCTCTAAATGTCTAGATAAATTTGTTCCGCATATAAATAGTACGAAGCATTATATGTGCCATTAGATACTGCAGATAACACAAACTCAATAGAaccttttttcttattattttttttccctttctgtaCATCTTTATACATTGTCAGCTTTGTCATCTCTCGCACTATACATTCTAATCGGGTTCATCCTCAGACAGCTTCAGGGGTCCTACCATGATCCAGGAATGGGCACTCCACACTCATACCAGGCTACATAGTTGATCTGAGTGCTACCACCAATCTTTCCAAACTTTACAGGCTCCTGGCGCATGGCCCGGTAATAACCTGAAAAAGATAGCATTTGtgcactgttaaaaaaatacaagtgcAGCCAATTGTAACAGAAATTACCCTCATTACTAACTAGTACTGTAAAACTAATGGTTGCCAGATGGGCCTAGTTCAAGTGTGTTAGAGAATGGATGCAAAGAATGCTGCACCTTGTTTGAGTGGTAAGTGGTGCTGTGGCATCAGGCCTCCAGTCCGTCCATCCAGGAATGAATCAACAAACTGGCAATGATCCTCTCCATATCCAGTCTCATCCCCAATGTTATAAAACTTTCCTACAGGTAACAGATACCCATATTAACTTTTACTCCTGTACAAACATTCACAAATTTCTCTCACTTTGCCATTAGAGTGGAAGTCAGATACGGTCAGCCTAAAGTTTTTCCTGGGCAACATAATTTAGTTCCTCCTGAAGGAGCCCCAGATTctcagaaaaaaactgtaagacTTCCTTAAAATTTCTATTTGTACCTAGCCTTGGTGCACTGATGACAAGAAACTGAACATGCACCTGGTTTGTCAGAAATGACTGGATCTATATATACCTTATGCCTAATACTTCACATTCTctcatatatacgtatatacagtgaagtgaaagtggcatacggctaagtatggtgacccatacgcagaattcgttctctgcatttgacccatccaaagtgcacacacacacacacagcagtgaacacacacagcagtgaacacacacacagcagtgaacacacacagcagtgaacacacacccggagcagtgaacacacacccggagcagtgaacacacacccggagcagtgaacacacacccggagcagtgaacacacacccggagcagtgaacacacacccggagcagtgaacacacacccggagcagtgaacacacacccggagcagtgggcagccatttatgctgcggcgcctggggagcagtcgtggccggcccgagactcgaacccacaaccttaggattatgagtcagactctctaaccattaggccacgacttgccccatatatacatatatacatataatgtgtatggacttgcacattttttaaagcCATAACCTTAGTACCCTCTACTTGTACTTTTtaatgtccacacatctctgcactgctatagccttcatatttattcactgtaaatatgtttaaatatataccaatatatattacatgctgtgtATAtactacatatttatctgcacttgtttatttgcacaattgctactatttgcacttctggtagatgccaaactgcattttattgctgtttacctgtactatgcaatgactaTCTACCTCCATCCCTCCCTATAGATAGTGTAAAGGAGAAAGCCATGTGAAAGAGTCAGTTAGGTATGGGGTGAGAACTACAGTATAGTTCATTACACTTAAAGATAGTTTTACTTGAAGTGCAGAAAGTGACAGAAAAGATCTAAAAGGTCTCTAGGTTTTAGTGAAGAAGAAAGACAGCATCAGAGCAATGTTTTTGTTCATGGCTGGACAAAATTCTGACCTAATTCCcaggaacataaacaagattCTGACCTTTTAGTGAATCACTTAGGTAGATCTTGTATCTCAATGAGTTGCACAGCTGAATTCCAACAAACTTGCGATACCATGTACGTTTCACAAATTGCACTCCAGTGCACTCGGAGTAGGTGTCTGCTTCGAATTTGAATGATGACCAGATAGCATTTTTACCTGTAGGTGAGAGATAATACAGACCATTGCACCGATAAGAAATCTGACTTATTTGTTTAGTAGCAAGCAAGAAGGAACATTTTACCACAAGATTTCTTTTCACTGGAACATACAAGACCAACTAttatctttaaaaacaaattatctTTGACTCTTTATACATCAttctgaatatactgtatatacagctcACTACAATTACTATTTAAATACTCCAGAAAGAGCTACAAGAACAATGAAAACAAGTGTTTTAAGTAGAAAATATCAGTC
This genomic window contains:
- the tfg gene encoding protein TFG isoform X2, encoding MNGQLDLSGKLIIKAQLGDDIRRIPIHNEDITYDELLLMMQRVFRGQLQSSDEVTIKYKDEDDDHITIFDSSDLSFAIQCSRILKLTLFVNGQPRPLESSQVKHLRKELIQLRNRINSLLDSLEPPSEPALENNNPETECVEAVDTAVKQAPPVSAASMSAFDPLKNQEEVSKNVISAFGLSEEPAQASAVAAVDERSGTPDSINSSSSAAHPPAGAAQGAPPYSGVQQSSATTMDGQLYQQYQAPGGYPPQQPAAPQQQYGMQYPGYTTQPGGPQVPPPQQQFQNYPTPTSQAAAPGSAPGFSTQSQAPPAPQPQGAAQYPPPQFPSQNYTSQASQQPANYNLPPTSQPAPGYQPRPGYTPPPGVTPPPGGSNPYARNRPPYGQGYAQPGPGYR
- the tfg gene encoding protein TFG isoform X1 — encoded protein: MNGQLDLSGKLIIKAQLGDDIRRIPIHNEDITYDELLLMMQRVFRGQLQSSDEVTIKYKDEDDDHITIFDSSDLSFAIQCSRILKLTLFVNGQPRPLESSQVKHLRKELIQLRNRINSLLDSLEPPSEPALENNNPETECVEAVDTAVKQAPPVSAASMSAFDPLKNQEEVSKNVISAFGLSEEPAQASAVAAVDERSGTPDSINSSSSAAHPPAGAAQGAPPYSGVQQSSATTMDGQLYQQYQAPGGYPPQQPAAPQQQYGMQYPAGYTTQPGGPQVPPPQQQFQNYPTPTSQAAAPGSAPGFSTQSQAPPAPQPQGAAQYPPPQFPSQNYTSQASQQPANYNLPPTSQPAPGYQPRPGYTPPPGVTPPPGGSNPYARNRPPYGQGYAQPGPGYR